Proteins encoded by one window of Myxocyprinus asiaticus isolate MX2 ecotype Aquarium Trade chromosome 35, UBuf_Myxa_2, whole genome shotgun sequence:
- the arf4b gene encoding ADP-ribosylation factor 4b produces the protein MGNFLALFSRLFLFEKKEMRLLMVGLDAAGKTTVLYKLKLGEVVTTIPTLGFNVETVEYKNISFTVWDVGGQDVIRRLWRHYYQNTKGLIFVVDSSDRERIETAAEELSMMLQEDEMRDAVLLVLANKQDLPKAMPVHELTERLGLHALRSRQWYVQATCAVQGSGLYEGLDWLSDQLSKR, from the exons ATGGGAAACTTCTTGGCTCTTTTCTCTCGTCTTTTCTTATTTGAGAAAAAGGAAATGAGATTGCTTATGG TTGGTCTGGATGCAGCAGGAAAGACCACAGTCCTCTACAAACTCAAACTGGGGGAAGTCGTCACAACAATTCCAACTCtcg GTTTTAATGTTGAGACAGTGGAGTATAAAAACATCTCTTTCACTGTTTGGGATGTCGGTGGTCAGGACGTTATCAGACGTCTCTGGAGACACTACTATCAGAACACCAag GGTCTGATCTTTGTAGTGGACAGCAGTGACCGTGAAAGGATTGAAACAGCTGCAGAAGAACTCAGTATGATG CTGCAGGAGGATGAGATGAGAGATGCAGTTTTGTTAGTTCTTGCTAATAAGCAGGATTTACCCAAAGCCATGCCAGTCCATGAGCTGACAGAGAGACTGGGTTTACACGCACTCAGATCAAGACAG TGGTATGTTCAGGCGACGTGTGCGGTTCAAGGGTCAGGTTTATATGAAGGACTGGATTGGCTCTCTGATCAGCTGTCCAAACgataa